The following proteins come from a genomic window of Frankia casuarinae:
- a CDS encoding oxidoreductase, which produces MSTPTPTPTSPARPRLAVWKFASCDGCQLTLLDCEDELLSLAGEIDVSYFLEASSATVDGPYDLSLVEGSVTTEQDVERIHQVRAASRRLVTIGACATAGGIQALRNFADVGDFLAAVYATPAYVSTLATSTPISTHVRVDFELQGCPINPRQLLEVISAFLARRRPNISSSAVCTECKRRGTVCVMVAHGTPCLGPVTHAGCGAICPAYHRGCYGCFGPMESPNTPALIRQLRVLGMNEDNVDRVFRTFNTAAPAFRDAPGEGSGSGETDARD; this is translated from the coding sequence ATGTCTACGCCGACGCCGACGCCGACCAGCCCAGCCAGGCCCCGGCTCGCCGTCTGGAAGTTCGCCTCCTGCGACGGCTGCCAGCTCACCCTGCTCGACTGCGAAGATGAGCTGCTCTCGCTCGCCGGCGAGATCGACGTCTCCTACTTCCTGGAGGCATCCAGCGCGACCGTCGACGGTCCCTACGACCTCTCCCTCGTCGAGGGCTCGGTCACCACCGAACAGGACGTGGAACGCATCCACCAGGTCCGGGCCGCGTCCCGGCGTCTGGTCACAATCGGCGCCTGCGCGACCGCCGGCGGCATCCAGGCGCTCCGCAACTTCGCCGACGTCGGTGACTTCCTCGCGGCCGTCTACGCCACCCCGGCGTACGTCTCGACGTTGGCGACCTCCACCCCGATCTCCACGCACGTCCGGGTGGACTTCGAACTCCAGGGCTGCCCGATCAACCCTCGCCAGCTCCTCGAAGTCATCAGCGCGTTCCTCGCTCGCCGACGCCCGAACATCTCCTCGTCCGCCGTCTGCACCGAATGCAAACGGCGGGGGACGGTGTGCGTGATGGTCGCGCACGGCACGCCGTGCCTCGGCCCCGTCACGCATGCCGGATGCGGTGCGATCTGCCCGGCCTATCACCGCGGCTGTTACGGCTGTTTCGGCCCGATGGAGAGCCCCAACACCCCCGCGTTGATCCGCCAGCTACGGGTCCTCGGGATGAACGAGGACAACGTCGACCGAGTGTTCCGGACGTTCAACACCGCCGCGCCGGCATTCCGCGACGCCCCCGGCGAGGGTTCGGGAAGCGGTGAGACCGATGCGCGCGACTAG
- a CDS encoding FAD/NAD(P)-binding protein, with the protein MSTQTRARADGAAGEMTPRPFRVTRRHQETGDTWTLELAPLSNAPIIAAPGQFTMVYAFGVGEVPLSVTGCDPAMGDDSVAGDDSVAGDDSVAGDDSVAGDDSVAAGTDSPLVHTVRAVGAVTEAICASRPGDVLGVRGPFGRGWPVGAAAGLDVVVVAGGLGLAPLRPVVRQILRRRADYGNVVVLVGTRTPADILYRRELAGWQDRTDLQALVTVDGARPGWDGRVGVVTTLLPHVRFDPARTVAFTCGPEIMMRLTARALVDAGVLADRIHLSMERNMHCGLGHCGRCQLGPLMLCLDGPVCGYDRLEPLLAVREL; encoded by the coding sequence ATGTCTACGCAAACCCGGGCCAGGGCTGACGGCGCGGCCGGGGAGATGACCCCTCGGCCGTTCCGGGTGACCCGCCGCCACCAGGAGACGGGTGACACGTGGACCCTGGAACTCGCGCCGCTCTCCAACGCTCCGATCATCGCCGCACCCGGCCAGTTCACCATGGTCTACGCTTTCGGCGTCGGCGAGGTCCCCCTGTCCGTGACGGGCTGCGACCCGGCGATGGGCGACGACTCCGTGGCGGGCGACGACTCCGTGGCGGGCGACGACTCCGTGGCGGGCGACGACTCCGTGGCGGGCGACGACTCCGTGGCGGCTGGTACCGACAGCCCGCTTGTGCACACCGTCCGAGCGGTCGGCGCGGTGACGGAAGCGATCTGCGCGTCCCGCCCGGGCGACGTCCTCGGGGTGCGTGGCCCGTTCGGGCGAGGCTGGCCGGTAGGCGCCGCAGCCGGGCTGGACGTCGTCGTGGTCGCGGGCGGGCTCGGGCTGGCGCCGCTGCGGCCGGTCGTCCGGCAGATCCTGCGACGGCGCGCCGACTACGGCAACGTGGTCGTGCTCGTCGGCACCCGTACACCCGCGGACATCCTCTACCGCCGGGAGCTGGCCGGTTGGCAGGACCGCACCGACCTCCAAGCCCTGGTGACCGTCGACGGTGCGCGGCCCGGATGGGACGGCCGGGTCGGCGTCGTCACCACCCTCCTCCCGCACGTGCGTTTCGATCCGGCCAGAACCGTCGCGTTCACCTGCGGACCCGAGATCATGATGCGGCTGACCGCACGGGCCCTGGTCGACGCCGGCGTACTCGCCGACCGCATCCACCTGTCCATGGAACGCAACATGCACTGCGGCCTCGGTCACTGCGGCCGCTGCCAGCTCGGCCCGCTGATGCTCTGTCTGGACGGACCGGTCTGCGGCTACGACCGCCTGGAACCGTTGCTCGCCGTCCGGGAGCTGTGA
- a CDS encoding cyclic nucleotide-binding domain-containing protein yields the protein MTLVEAPLGEVGVFAGMHPDHLALLAGCARHAIFRPGDVLLREGDPADTLYVIRHGTVAIETFVPTRGLVPIETVGAGNVVGWSWLFPPYRLHFDARALSLVRATAIDGACLRGKFSQDPALGYDVLSHLAQVLIERLQATRLRLLDVYANPGQG from the coding sequence ATGACGTTGGTTGAGGCACCGCTCGGCGAGGTCGGCGTCTTCGCCGGTATGCACCCGGACCACCTCGCCCTCCTCGCCGGGTGTGCCCGGCACGCCATCTTCCGCCCGGGCGACGTACTCCTGCGGGAAGGCGACCCGGCCGACACCCTCTACGTCATCCGGCACGGCACGGTCGCGATCGAAACCTTCGTCCCGACCCGGGGTCTGGTCCCCATCGAGACCGTCGGAGCCGGCAATGTGGTGGGCTGGTCCTGGCTGTTCCCGCCGTACCGGCTCCATTTCGACGCCCGTGCCCTCTCGCTGGTCCGCGCCACCGCCATCGACGGTGCCTGCCTACGCGGGAAGTTCTCCCAGGACCCGGCGCTGGGCTACGACGTGCTGTCCCACCTTGCGCAGGTGCTCATCGAGCGCTTGCAGGCCACCCGGTTGCGGCTGCTCGATGTCTACGCAAACCCGGGCCAGGGCTGA